tagtttttttttttttttaaccaagagtATCCTCTGTTCTATCCTGTTCCCAAGTTGGCCCCTCCCAGTGATGCTTTTTAAGTTGGGCCTCACTGGGCTACTGTTGCGCATTTAGCTGAGCACCGAACCTCTCACCTGAAGACAGCACCAAGGCCAGACTATGGCAGCAGGCACAAGCAACACCACTCTGCCTACTAAGGTCTCACTCCTGAGCCCACATAGCCCATGTAAAAGAACCAGCTGGCCAGAACCCTGCTGGACCACTGGGATTGCCAGTGGGTGAGTATTCTGTGTGCGAGTTGGGGAGAGAGCTCTTGAGTCACGGTGGCCTGTGCCTGGTCAAAGTAGCAAGCTTCCTGTTCCAACAGAACCATAGAGGAGGACTGAACCACATCACCCTGTGGCTTGCCCAGCCCCACTGTACCTGAGCCCTTGCTTCTCTCATCTAGCCTTCATCACACTGGTTTTACTCACTGTGGGATTTCTCCCTTTGAAAGAGACTGCCATGTTTGTTCACCATCATGGAAGACAGGAAGACCTTGTGGTCCCACTTTGCAGTTCATGGCACAGCTCGGAGTGTCCATGTTAACATGTATGTGCCTAGTGAGATGCTTCCTGACTCACAACCCATTGGGTGAACTGAGGAGTGTTTGAACAAGGCCATTGTCACTGTGATGTACAGAAATGAGATTGGCCATTGGACTTTTGCTTTTTCTGAAAAGGAGGCAGGaaattttttcattctttaaaatgaTAATGCTTCGTGAAGGAATTACACAGACTTTATTTTCAGCCCAACTTGAGGTAAATTTAACCAGGAAAAGAGGTAATCTACAAGAGGCATGGGTCACAAGCCATGGTTTCTGCAAACACGCTTCATGTGGCGTCAGCCAGCTTTAGATGGTTGAGGTCCAGGGAGATACTAGGCCCCCAGCTCCCTTAGGGCAGTGGGATTAGGACCAGGCCGGCTGGTGGCATTAGCCCCTTCCCATCGTTGCCAGCTGATAGGTGGCCTGACCACCACTGGCTGGAAAGTCAGTCACCTTCTCTTCTCAGTTGAAGTTGATCAACAGGAGCATTTGAGCATAAACATGGTGCTCTGGAGTTGACCCGAGAAAACACATTGCACTTTGAAAGAGAGTCTTTATGCTCTGAAAACCATGCACAGTATGGACATGCAAACACCTGGGCCGGTCAAATCTGGGAAAAGGCTCTTCTTCAGCCAGTTCTACCTGGGATGCATTGTGCAGCGCAGTCCTGCAGGTGTGCCCATGTGTGGTGGGGTTATTGTTTTACAAGGATGGTGAGTTGGTAGGTCCCCTGGAATGGCAGGTACAGGGGGCCTGCTTGTGAGAGGCAGGCCTCTCCACAGCTCAGGCTGTGAGTGCAGAGGCCTCGGTGTGAGTCAGGGGGTAGATAGGAACCAGCCAGCCTTACCCATGCAATATACAGGTACATGCAGAACTAATTTTGATGGGGACACTTGGGTTTCAAGTTTGGCTTTATATTCTAGAaaactctctgtgtgtgttctttcctgGATAGTAGCACACCCTTCCTTCCAGACGACTTCTAGAACCAGAGTGTAGCGGACATTCTGTTCCTGTGTCTCCACAGCTACCCCTACAGTGAGGACTCCAGCCAGGGAGAACAGTACATGAACACGAGATGCCCTGCTTGGTGTGACCGCATCCTCATGTCCCTGTCTGCCAAGGAGCTGGTTCTTAAGGTAGGAGGGAGAGCTGGGCTAGCCAGGGAGAGGGGCCACTCAGCCTGAGGACACTTGAGTAGAACCAGTTGATTGAAAGATGAGTGGAAGAGAAGTGCTTAGTCATCACCTCTCAGCTAGCACTCAGGTACGGGCAGGTGCCACTGTTATCTTGTTAGAAGCATAAAGCCCCTGGTCACCGCAGAGTCTAACATGTAATTTATTGTGTGGTGTTCTGTTTTTCTGTGGGGGTTTATGGGAGCACTGACAGCTTATGTACAGCAAAAATAGTTTACAACTGGGCCCAGCAGGGTCAGGGTGAAGAGGTGATGTGCAGATAGGGAGGGTTTTCAGATTTCCTATTTTCAGTttccatattttatatataaatcgCATGTTTTGAAAAGCACCAGTATGTGAATTACCTCTCAGCTTCGTCCATGCAGATCTAACAGTGAAAAGGGTAGACTCATGCAGGGACAGCCGTTGGAAAGGTGTATGTAGAGGCACAGTCAGATTGAGGTGTAGGTCCTTGGTGAGGAGGACGTAGGAGAGGTGCCTGCAGTGGGCTGAGGATGTGTGCTGTGCTGCCCCATCCCTCCTGCTAGAATCCTGTGCTGGAGAGGGAGGAGCTCCTTTCGTGGATTCCCTCCTTCACAGTGCCCCTAGATTGCACCTTTGTCTCCATGAGCTGCTGCGGGCTGTCCCTGTgtgaaacacccatacacacacttGCGGTCCTCAGGAAACTTTCCCCCGCTTGTGGGATAGCCTTGTCATCCTCTACCTGAGGCTGGTCCTCACTGTAGCTGCTGTTCCCCCAGATACTAGGTTTTTCATGACTTCTGTGCTCTAGAGCATGGTGTGTGCAGCTGCTGTTCTGGCTCTGGCCATGGACAGTTTTCAGGCAGTGATGCCAGAACTGAAGAAGGGTGTTGGCCAGAAGCCCCTTGGGTCTGCAGCAGCCTTGGCACACAGTCCTACTTTCTAGCCTTATGGACAGAGCATGTGCTCCAGTGTGATGCCATCTCTGAGGAAAACCCCACTCGGGAACCTGAAGCTACATTATCTGTGACCTGGCCCTACTCATTAGCTTCTTTGAGATAAAAGTAAAAGAATTAGAAATATAGTAGAGCCACCCAATTTTTCACAGTAGGCAGCCCCTCCATGGGACTGAGGGTGGACAGAACACACTGACGTCATCCACCACAGTTAAGATCATAAAAGGTGAACCTTGTGGTAAGGTACCTAAGATAAGTGCACCTGCATTAGTGATCAGAAGGCTGCCAGGAGCCATGTGGGGAGCTATGTACAGCTCCTGGAAGGCAAGTGGAGCCTGTTTGCACGCACACATCTCAGGGTCTCCAGACCCAGGATTCATACCTCAAATCCACAGTGGTAGACCAAACCCTGCCCTTTATCCACACCCGAGAATAAAGCCTTTAGGTTTTCTGCCTGCAGACACTGGAGTCTCTGGGGCCCCGCAGTAAGCCACCCCCAGAGTGCCTCAGGCTGCCTCCCTGGTACCATCCATCATGCCATGCGCTGGTGCCCTCATCATGTTCTGTTCTGCTTCCTTAGTCCTCAAACGCCAAGGCGGCGGGTGCCTGGGAGCCTCGGTGACAAATGCTCAGTGAGGTGTGCCTGCGTCCTGTCTGAGCCCCTCTGTAATTTGTTTATCTGTCCAAAGATTATGCAGCTGAAAACCCACGATTTTATGCTGCCTTTGTAAATTACCATGCAGCATTTGATGGATGTCTCCCCACTTCGAGGAGTCGGACACATGCTCCTGAAAGATGGGCAAGTGTTCATGCACGCGGTGCTGAAGGTTATGTTTTCCTACTTTCTGTCAGGCGACCATGCTGGAAAGTAAATCTGACCTTAAGCTTCCTACTGCATTAAAGATAAGTCAGTTTTAACTTTATCGTTGTAGATGCTTCAGCTGCGGGTGTGAAACTCCAGGCTGCCCAGAGTTGACTGACTGATTAGCATTGACAAAACCTCTGCCTTCCAACCCAAAGTCAAGGGTCTGCCAGGAAGTTCTCGGAGCTGTTAATTAATATGCATACGTGGCCTCGGACATCATGCTCTAGGTTAATAAAGCAGGCTTTTAGAAGCAAGTGTAAATAGGGGAGACGGGGAACCGATGAACTTAAGGGTACCCTTAACAAGGACAGAGTGTCACTAATTTCGGGACTAGGGCTCTGTGCTAGCAGACAGGCAAGGCGATACCTGGGGGAGTCCTGACCCCTCGGCCCGGGCCCCTGTCCTCTAGAAGCAGAAGAGCCAAGCACATGCTGAGCTATAGCAAGGCCTCCAGCCTTCCTGCAACCTCTCTGATCCCAACGATCCCCTGAAGCCCCTGCCTGTTCCCTCCTGGCAGGACTGCAGATTGCCTCAGCCTTCCTAcaccccccctctctctctttgcttccaGTCAGAGAGCGAGGAGAAGGTTGCCACCTACGACCACATTGGGCCTAACGTCTGCATGGGAGATCACAAGGTGATGTATGCAGTGTGTTGCTGGGGCCCTGCGGCTGAAGTCCTGTGGGTGGGGGCACCATCTCCTTCAGTCTGGCTTTCCCAAGCAAGCAAAGTTTATCTGAGGTAATTTAGTTTCAATAAACTACCAAAGGATGGGTGGATAGTAAGCAGGAGAAATGATCAGTCGTAATGAAGATAATCTCCCTGTGTGTAAGACCTGTCGTCAGCTGGTTACGGTTGAAGGCTGCTTCTTGAGTGTACATTGGGACTGTGTTCCTGGCCATCTATGCTGAACTCACATCTGTCAGAGTGTGGTAATGCGTGTCTTGCAGACCAGGTATACACTGACCATCTGCACGCACTTCCCATGTGTGACTGCCCCTGAACCCCGGAGTGGCCTACAGTCCCCAGTTACTGAGGCCATGTGACAAGTCTCAGACAAATTAGATAAGGCCACATCTTCCATATCCAGGGGCTCCGAGCCAGGGACACTGCATACCCTAGTCCTGGGTGCTCCCAGCTCCAGGCTAACTGTCTCAATCTGTACTTTGCACATACGACTGGCCTTCACCTCCTCTGGACTCAGTTCCAGATGCTCAGGAAACGTGAGGGCCCCGAGTTCAGGAGCTTTAGGCAGCAGTATGTGCACGCTGACCTCCCCCTTTTCTCCCACTGCAGCCGGTGTTCCTGGCCTTCCGAATCGCACCCGGGGCAGGTAAACCTCATGCCCATGTGCACAAGTGTTGTGTCGTGCAGTGACGTGGTGGTAAATATGGCTCCTCCTTGCTCTCCTTTCTGCAGCTTTCCTGGTGTCTTTGATCCTTTAACAAATTACTAATTCCACTCCAGGGAAGAGGTGCCAGCGCCATGAGAGGATCCTCGAGAGACCTCCCTGTAGCAGTGTATCGAACTCATCCTCCTAACAGCTGCATCGGAACCCGCCCAAGCGTCACCTGCTAGACGGCCGGCCCCACACTTCGCTTCAGCCTCCGGACCTCCGGAAAGCCTCACATACCTCACTGTCGTGTCTGTCACGTGACATTGTAGACATATTGGGTTTAATCAAGCCACAGTCCTATTGCCAAAACTCTAACAGACAGCAGAGCGCCTGTGTTTTAGACTTCACAGTTTTCCATTTTTAACGATTGTCTGTGGAGGAAGCTTCTCCATTTAGAGCCCCAGGTGTCCAGCGTCCCTCTCTGCCAGGAGGAGTGTGCCGGGCACTAGCCCAGGCGGCACGGCTGTCATGTGCGCTCAAGCCCGAGGCCCGAGGTCTGACTCTACTGCCATGTTACATGGCGTCTGAATCACACTGCAGCTGCTTtccatttttatatatataaatacatataaatatatactttttaaaaataatttataaatctTACCAAAACTTATGCTGAATATACTTTCCAGTATGAGTGCACGAGTGTCCTAAGCAGGCAGAACTGAAGTCTAGTTGAATGGTGAGTCCATCAGCAGTCAGCACCGGTTCCTGAGACAAGATCTAGCCTGTGCCCAGGGGCGAGGGGTCCCTGCGACATGCCTGTACTAGCAGCTTGTCACTCTTCTGCCTTTTTCTGTGTAATATTAAGAACTGAATGTGAAGTTTATAGCTAGGCTGGGTGTACCTTTTAAGAATTTTGTAAAACGTTTTGTCTGTCTTTTGTTACCGTTTTATGGTGCCAAGTATCCTACATTAAAACCATAATCTTGTGGGAGAATTAGAAGTAGCCTCGTCCACTCCCCACAGATTGCTTCTAGCATGGGCTGTGTGTAAACGTGGCAGAGAAGCGACGGGTGATGCTGGGCACAGCCTGTTGCCCTGACTCGCACCCAGCACTGAGTACCACGGAAGGCGCCTGCTGAGGAAACACAGCGTGCTTTTATTGATTTACTTCTGAACACTACAGTTCCTGGATGGGGCGGAGGCGCCAGTTAATGTCGGTTTCCCTAGAAAGCCCTGAAGGCCGGCCCGTGTCTTTGATGCCAGGGTCGGGTCTGTGACTGCCATGGTCGCTGCTTGCCAATGCGCCATGTCCGCAGCGGTTGTCTGTGGGTTCCAGCTGTGGGTCCTTCCTCCGAGGGCCTCTGGAAGTGACTGCTCGGTTCCTAAGCAATAAAATTGATCATGGTGAAAACAGCTCCTGCTGCTTTGTCTGCTTGCTTCACTCTCCCATGCCTTTGAAATGCTAAGTGCCAGGGGCGGGCTCCTTTGTGCCCTGTTTGCTCTCCCCCACTCTGATTCTGGGAATTTCAGAGTCCCACGCTGCCACCAGGGCACCAAGccctccagaaaaaaaatcacctcttGGACTTTTTTACTGTAGTGAAAAAAAGGCTGGTCCCTCACTCTTTCAGAAGGAATTATACacgtttttcttttgctttgcacAAAACCGTTATCAAAATTTCTCTGCTCTGAACTTTGGCTGAGAACACACCGTCTCATTGAAAATGGGGGGAAAATATTGCTTCCTTTTAAAGAAGGTCAGCCAGTGGCTCAAAAGAAGCATTTGACTTTGGTGACAGAGCCACAGCACAATAGGCAAAACAAGACATTAAGCTTTTCATGGttctaacaaatatttttaaatgaccccccacacacacacacacagaaaaaaaatgctactcTTGTTGGGATTAGCTCCTGCGGAAACTGCACACTTAGCACTTACTGTCAGTGCTCTAAGGTGCAGCTGAGTGTGAGAGGGTGCGTGGTGTTGCATGAGGCTGAAGATGGGTTTTTGTTATACGGGGAATGTCACCCTGAAGCCCTCGGGTGGAGAGGGCACCAGGCTCTTGCCTGGCTGGCCATGAACCACTGGGCCGCAGCCTGGGGTCTAGCTCAGGTGGTAGTGACTCTGGCTGAGGGCCCTCCTGTCAGCCCTCTGAGAAACCAGGGGTGGGTCTCAGGGCTGAAGATGAGAGCTGCCTCAGCAGGATTCACATTTCTGCAACACCCCTCCCCCTTAAAAAACAGGCTTTATCTGTTTAGACTGATAGTCtggggctgctgctgcagtttaggAATTaattatattcaaaatatttGGAATTCTGGCTAAACAGTAATTATTTCAAAACACCTGTTGTGACAGAACACTGCCTAAGCTGAGACAGTCCTGATTTGGCCGAAACCAGGACATGGGCAGTGACGAACAGGGCACACTCAATTGCCCCgggttgaaaacaaacaacaaaaaagaaatattaaaaaaaaaaaaaatgagtgcgAGGGTGCCAGCTGCTTGCAATGGGGACACAGCCTTACTGCACTCTGGGCACCTCTTCTAATAGGttttaatgtctgccccagcttcaTTCATTCGAGTCAAGGGCCACCCAGCGTGGTACATCCCCGGGCGCAGTGCAGCGGGTGCCGTGCCTCTGGCCACAGGAAATGAAAAATCATACCTGCTTTGGGGTCTCTTCCGAGTTCACTGCTGGTTCCGGCTCCTTCAAGCACTGTGCTGCGCTGCCGTTCCCTTCCCGGGGCGGCGGAAGCTGCCTTCCCTCGGCCTGGGCTCCGGATGCTCAGCCTCATCGCCGCTGCGCTCCTGCAGGCTGCCATCACCGTGCGCTCTGGGACCACGCGCTCAGCCTCTGAACCGAACGCGCACACGGGCCCCGGGTCGTCATGAAGCACTGTCGCGCCCCCCTGCGCCAGGCTCTGGCGCCCGCGGGGAGAACAGGCAAGGTGGGGTCCGGAGGGTCCTGCCGCCAGCCCGCTCGCTGGCGCCAGCTCCGTACGGGAAGAAACACGATGTGCAGCCTTGGGAGCCATGGCTCCGACGGGGACTTGTTAAATAATTTATTGATTATACAAAGTGACCGGCCCAAACCCCGCACTCCGCACCTCACGCCGGGGCCGCGCCAACGTCCGCTTTATAACTTAttctgtaaaaaatatatatatacacactgcAGCTGGGCGGCTGGCGTCGGGGCAGGCCGCGCGCCCCGGTTCCCGGGTTCTCTGGCCTGGCCGCGTCCTCACAAGGCGtcccccgcgccgccgccgcaCGGGCTAACCAGCGCCAAGTTCGAGGGTTTGTGCTTTTTGAGAAGCCGTGTGATCTTCTCGTCGTCGGAGTTGGGGTCCAGGGGCCGGTTGTACTCGTCATCGTCCTCCGCGTCCGAGCCACCCACCTTCAGCTTCTCGGCATCCGAGTCCTGCTTCTTTTTAGCCGACGCCATCTCCGCCGCGTGCCGCTTGCGCCACTTGGTTCGCCGATTCTGGAACCATacctggggaaggggagggggaaaggggttGGAGAGGGATCGGCAGGCGGGCACCGGGGCTCGCCGCGCCCGGCCAGCACTCCGGGACCGCCTGGCACCAGAGCTTTCCCCGAACCGCCGCTCGCCGGCCGTTTCGCAGGACGCGGGCTCCCGGCCCCGCCTCAGCACTGCCGGCCCCCGGCCCCTCTACGCTCACCTTCACCTGGCTCTCGGTCATGCCCAGGGAATACGCAAGCCGCGCTCGCTCTGGGCCTGCCAGGTACTTGGTCTGCTCGAAAGTCTTCTCCAGCGCGAAGATCTGCTGGCCAGAGAAAGTGGGCCGCGAGTGTTTCTTCTTGCCATCCTTGTCCAGGACCCCGCCGGCTTGGGCTGAGAAGAAGAGCGGGTGAACGCGGTCCGCGGCCCGCGCCCAGCCCCTTGTCCTCACCGGGTCCCGCGCGGGCCACTTACCGGAGCCTGCCAGGCGCGGGTCCCTCCAGGGAGAGCCCTGCACCACCCCGGGCCAGAAGATGGGCGGGCGCCCAGGCAGTTCCGCCAGCGGCTTGGGGTAGCCCCGTGCCACGGCGGCCGCGGGCCCGAAGTAGACACCCGCGGAGGAGGCGAGCCCGTTGAGGcggggcaggcctcccaggaggCCGCCGCCCGCTGCGCCCACCGGCCGTCCCAGGATGTCGCTGATGCCGTGCGGAGTGCCGAGAGGCAACTGCGCGCCAAGGTTGCCCAGGGCGGGCGCCTTGAAGCCGGCCGGACCCTGCAGCGCGTAGGGGAACAGCGACGTCTTCATCTCGGCCATGTTGTGCAGCGCGGCGAGGGGCGCGCTGCTCAGCACGAACGCGCCCGGGCGGTTAGCGTCCATGGGCGCCGCCGCTTCCGACCCGGGCGCCCATCCGGGCCCCGCTGCCACCGCCCGCGCGCGCCGACTCGGGAAGTTTGCGCGCCGCGCCGAAAGGGCGCCCTGCAGCCCCGGGACGCCCCGGTGGAGCGCGCGTTCGGACGGACGCCGACGGCCCCCCGAGGGAAAGCGGAAGGACCGACGGCTGCTTCGCGAAATGGGCGGCGGTCAGAGACGAGGCAAGGATACTAGAGtggacggcggcggcggcggctcccgGGCCGGTCGGAGCGGTGCCGCGCGGGACAGACGCACTGATAACCGCGGGGCCTGGGCGCGGCGCGCCTCCTGATTGGCTGTAGGCGCTGGCGACCAGGCCATTGGCCAACGTCCGGCCCCGTCTGCGCGCGCCCCCGCCGGCCGTGCACTCCATGAAGGGCCCATTAGCCCGGCAGGTGCCTCCGGGGCTGTAAATTTGCCCCCTGATTTATCTCCCCAGAGATGAAATAAATCCCGTTGGATGGGAGTTTAGTTAGGCAAAGGTTTTAATgggaaaaatcaggaaaaaataCGAGAACATATTTTATCGACCGAAAGAATGTAGATTTCGAGATCCACCTCGCAAGCTCAGTATGCCTAGTtcagggaagagcctggaacgGCTGGAAACCACGGGGTGGGGAGCGGGGGCTCCATCCTGGACCGGGGCCCAAGCCTCGTCCTGCGACGCCTTGGCCTCCCTAGCTCGTGGTGGTGCGGGCTGTTGAACTTGTGGGTATCACTTTTCTTTTAGTGGTTTCTGAACGCAAAAGGGGTGGAGTCTAGTGACCAAATAGCTAGATTTGGCTCGCTTGGATCTGCCGAAactccccccacacccccacacccccttCAGATAGCTCCGGGCAATGTCGGGGCAAGGTCAGTCAGTGGCCCAAGTACTTCTTCCATAGCCCCGAGGTTTCAAAATCCTTGACGCTGGGTGGAGAATCTAAGAGAGGCCCGGCCTTCGCCTGGAGGTTTTCTGACCGTTAGGGCTTTCAGGAGGGAGGTGTCTGAACCCAGACTTTGAGACCCAGGACCGGGATTCGGTCCTGCCCGCGACACTCTGGCCCAGAAAGCAGCGGTCTCGGACCGATACAAGATCCAGGACGAAACGACCGCCGTACTCAGTGACTTAAGATGGGTGTCCGTGTGCGCTTGCTGTCTAGCGGGTTAAGATGGGTGTCCCTGTGCGCTTGCTGTCTAGCGGGCCGAGAGTGGGCTATAGACCGGCCTATGGGACACACTAGGCCCTAATTCCTTTTGTAGAACAGGAGCCTCTCCATAGAattgctgggggagggggtggtaAACAGACAGCAGACTCCGAGGTTTCCCGCTGGAACTTTCTTTCCTCCGTTTGGGTGGTGCTTACTGTTAACCTCATAATACCTGGCATTGATTGCGATAGGACCTGTGGAAACAGAACCGACTGTTGCCCGCCCCGGGGATCTAGGGAGAGGTCCTCGGTCCTTGTGGGGGTAGTTGGCTGGTAACGACTTTCCCTTTCTGCCCTGGTTTCCGGGGTTTTCGAGGTACACACGAATGCGATCCGAATGGTTCCAGGTAGGGGCCTAACGTCCATTCCCTCGGATCCTCTTAGAAGTCCGTTTTCGTTTCTTACGGTTAGTGTCGGGGTCTTGCGGCCACGGGTCTCCATCAGGTCAAGGTTTGGAAAGGCCACTTTATGGCGGGAACTGGAAATAAGTCCTGTGGTAGTACCTGACTGGTGCTCGACCTGCCATCTGCAAGACCAGGCAGGCGCGTGTGACCCTCACCCATCCT
This is a stretch of genomic DNA from Meriones unguiculatus strain TT.TT164.6M chromosome 1, Bangor_MerUng_6.1, whole genome shotgun sequence. It encodes these proteins:
- the Nkx6-2 gene encoding homeobox protein Nkx-6.2: MDANRPGAFVLSSAPLAALHNMAEMKTSLFPYALQGPAGFKAPALGNLGAQLPLGTPHGISDILGRPVGAAGGGLLGGLPRLNGLASSAGVYFGPAAAVARGYPKPLAELPGRPPIFWPGVVQGSPWRDPRLAGSAQAGGVLDKDGKKKHSRPTFSGQQIFALEKTFEQTKYLAGPERARLAYSLGMTESQVKVWFQNRRTKWRKRHAAEMASAKKKQDSDAEKLKVGGSDAEDDDEYNRPLDPNSDDEKITRLLKKHKPSNLALVSPCGGGAGDAL